A region from the Cannabis sativa cultivar Pink pepper isolate KNU-18-1 chromosome 9, ASM2916894v1, whole genome shotgun sequence genome encodes:
- the LOC133031370 gene encoding uncharacterized protein LOC133031370: MTKWAVELSEYDITYQPRIAIKSQVLADFIADFSSVGQVQAEKELLCLNKQTNSTWMLAVDGSSNSKGSGLGIVLTSLQGDVIQREIICDFKLTNNEAEYEVLIAGLDLSIELNAKTIEVMSDSQLIIVQDKISRFTKFTINQVPRIENNHADALANLSSSIQIKDGVTIPVVIMQWPATWKPNKDVICLNEQENWMTPIMQYLEDGTLPHDKNESRKLRAKAARFTLYNGKLYRRSFSGPLLRCLLPAESNYILQEQHQGECGNHSGHQSLCNKAPTIGYYWPTMRADSYNFVQQCNKCQRFAQISHLPPEKLHSSLTPWPFMRWGMDIVGKMQTAPGQRVFMLALTDYFTKWVEAEAFAQVRDREVKNFIWKNTICRFGIPKEIVTDNGSQLISQDFQIFCAEWRIQLSFSTPQYPQANGQADSTNKTIVNTLKKRLEKAKGRWADELPGVLWSYRTTTKTSTGETPFALTYGTEAVIPAEIEIPTIIFEHSTDDLNQQTMNTELDLLDKKREQALIRIAAYQQKVAQHFNKNIRV; this comes from the exons ATGACCAAATGGGCTGTTGAGCTCAGTGAATACGACATAACATATCAACCGAGGATAGCCATCAAGTCACAGGTATTGGCAGATTTTATTGCTGACTTTTCTTCTGTTGGACAGGTACAAGCAGAAAAGGAATTATTATGCTTAAACAAGCAAACCAACTCGACATGGATGCTAGCAGTAGATGGATCAAGCAATAGTAAGGGCAGTGGCCTAGGAATCGTCCTTACCTCCCTTCAAGGAGATGTTATCCAGCGGGAAATCATATGTGACTTCAAACTTACCAACAATGAGGCTGAATACGAGGTGTTGATCGCTGGGCTAGATCTATCCATTGAGTTGAATGCCAAAACCATTGAAGTCATGTCAGATTCTCAACTTATC ATTGTTCAAGACAAGATTTCAAGATTCACAAAGTTCACCATTAACCAAGTGCCGAGAATAGAGAACAACCACGCCGACGCTCTTGCTAATCTCAGCTCATCCATTCAAATCAAAGATGGAGTCACCATTCCTGTGGTGATAATGCAATGGCCAGCGACATGGAAACCCAACAAAGATGTAATATGTCTGAATGAACAAGAGAATTGGATGACGCCAATAATGCAGTACCTAGAGGATGGAACCCTACCACATGACAAGAACGAGTCGAGAAAATTAAGAGCTAAAGCGGCCAGATTTACACTATACAATGGGAAACTCTATAGACGATCATTCTCAGGGCCATTACTCAGATGTCTATTACCGGCTGAATCCAATTACATTCTCCAAGAGCAACATCAAGGTGAATGCGGAAACCACTCAGGCCATCAGAGTTTATGCAATAAAGCTCCAACAATAGGCTACTATTGGCCAACCATGCGAGCAGACTCCTATAATTTTGTTCAACAATGCAACAAGTGCCAAAGGTTTGCTCAAATATCTCATCTACCTCCAGAGAAGCTCCACTCTTCACTTACACCATGGCCATTTATGAGATGGGGGATGGACATTGTAGGCAAGATGCAAACTGCTCCAGGGCAGAGGGTATTCATGCTAGCCTTAactgactacttcaccaaatgggtaGAAGCTGAAGCCTTTGCACAAGTTAGAGATCGAGAGGTAAAAAACTTTATCTGGAAAAATACAATATGCAGGTTCGGAATTCCAAAGGAGATAGTTACGGACAACGGTTCACAGCTCATAAGCCAAGACTTCCAAATCTTTTGTGCAGAATGGAGGATACAATTATCATTCTCAACACCACAATACCCTCAAGCAAACGGACAAGCAGATTCAACCAACAAGACAATAGTCAACACACTCAAGAAACGTCTAGAGAAAGCCAAAGGGAGATGGGCAGATGAATTACCAGGGGTACTGTGGTCTTACCGGACAACAACAAAGACCTCGACTGGAGAGACCCCATTTGCATTGACATATGGAACTGAAGCGGTCATCCCAGCAGAAATCGAAATACCAACCATCATATTTGAACACTCGACGGATGATCTAAATCAACAGACCATGAACACAGAACTTGATTTGTTAGACAAAAAGAGAGAACAAGCACTTATCAGAATAGCTGCATACCAGCAAAAGGTGGCCCAACATTTCAATAAGAACATTAGGGTCTGA